In Lewinellaceae bacterium, a single window of DNA contains:
- a CDS encoding AAA family ATPase, with product MKNKLIGRKKEQEILKKALVSDEPEMVAVIGRRRVGKTFLIRAVYKERIDLEFTGVQNASRKEQLDSFHFILKRYAEQDTVLSVPKNWLEAFHQLITVLEEKNKSKKKKVLFFDELPWLATKKSGFLKALGFFWNNWASKNNIVVIICGSAASWMIQKVVKDKGGLHNRITKRINLKPFNLAETEAFLLSKNLNLNRYHIILIYMIMGGVPHYLREVKPGKSAVQNIDDICFSEDGLLADEFSSLYPALFEHSENHVAIIRALAKKWKGLTRAEIINSSNLPDGGGTTKVLNELIHSGFISSYFPFGKKRKDMLYRLTDEYSLFYLHFIEKGRRNVKGAWKALSQTSTFKSWSGYAFESLCLKHIEQIKKALEIGGIYSESSSFSYTGNEYLPGVQIDLLIDRNDQVINLCEMKFQQREFSVTKDYAEQLRKKISVFSEISKTKKQIFLTLITTFGTIENKHSLGLIDNDLTMDVLFG from the coding sequence ATGAAAAACAAACTCATTGGCCGTAAGAAAGAACAGGAAATTTTAAAAAAGGCATTGGTTTCTGATGAGCCGGAAATGGTAGCAGTTATTGGACGTAGAAGAGTCGGCAAAACCTTTCTGATCAGGGCTGTATATAAGGAGCGGATTGACTTGGAATTTACAGGAGTGCAAAATGCCTCCCGGAAGGAGCAGTTAGATTCCTTTCATTTTATATTAAAAAGATATGCTGAACAGGATACTGTTTTGAGTGTGCCTAAAAATTGGCTGGAGGCCTTCCATCAATTGATCACTGTTTTAGAGGAGAAAAATAAATCCAAAAAGAAGAAGGTTCTATTTTTTGATGAACTTCCCTGGCTGGCCACAAAAAAATCCGGGTTTTTAAAAGCCTTAGGGTTTTTCTGGAATAATTGGGCATCAAAAAATAACATAGTTGTTATCATCTGTGGGTCGGCAGCTTCATGGATGATCCAGAAAGTGGTAAAGGATAAAGGCGGACTACACAATAGGATTACGAAGAGGATAAATTTAAAGCCATTCAACCTTGCTGAAACAGAAGCATTTCTACTAAGTAAGAACTTAAACTTGAACCGTTACCATATCATTCTGATCTATATGATAATGGGTGGTGTTCCACATTATCTGAGAGAGGTAAAACCTGGCAAAAGCGCTGTCCAAAATATTGATGACATTTGCTTCTCTGAAGATGGGTTATTGGCAGATGAGTTTTCCAGCCTTTACCCTGCGTTATTTGAGCATTCGGAAAACCACGTTGCTATTATCCGGGCATTGGCGAAAAAATGGAAAGGATTGACAAGGGCAGAGATCATTAATTCATCTAATTTGCCGGATGGAGGGGGTACAACTAAAGTATTGAACGAGTTAATTCATTCGGGTTTTATTTCTTCCTATTTCCCTTTTGGGAAAAAACGCAAAGATATGCTCTACCGCTTAACCGATGAATATTCATTGTTTTACCTGCACTTTATAGAAAAAGGAAGAAGGAATGTGAAAGGAGCATGGAAGGCTTTAAGCCAAACCTCCACGTTTAAAAGTTGGAGTGGCTACGCATTCGAAAGCCTTTGCTTGAAACACATCGAACAAATAAAAAAAGCGCTGGAAATCGGGGGTATTTATTCTGAATCTTCCAGTTTTTCCTACACGGGAAATGAATACCTGCCTGGAGTGCAAATCGATCTTTTGATTGACAGGAATGACCAGGTGATAAATTTATGTGAAATGAAATTTCAGCAAAGGGAATTTAGTGTGACTAAAGATTACGCTGAACAATTGCGAAAAAAAATATCCGTATTTAGCGAAATAAGCAAAACCAAGAAACAGATTTTCCTTACCCTGATTACCACATTTGGGACGATCGAAAACAAACACAGCCTGGGCTTGATTGATAATGATTTGACAATGGATGTTTTATTTGGGTGA
- the bamA gene encoding outer membrane protein assembly factor BamA, whose product MHWKRYILVLLAGTLYTLLPAQESALYEIGGIEVVGNHHSDARAIAALSGLRVGDKVQIPGPAVSKAMRTLWQQQLFRQVEITRTKTVGDIVFLEIRVEELPRLSGWAISGLKKQEQEAVEEIAKQRLRKGAILSSHHQNTFREAVRQYFEEKGFADVQANMKQRLNADSSALHLQIAIDKGSKLKVAGIRFHGNRAVSTRKLRRLMDTKEARRLFGSARYLPATLESDREKLLAHYRSLGYRDATIEQDSLWRNEKGQIGLAWRIDEGRRYYFGAITWQGNAIYPTPLLQRQLGIRPGDVYNQQLLEERLFYSPDGRDVQSLYMDNGYLFVRIEPIEKGIRGDTIDLEFRIAEGPVATISEVNIKGNERTHEHVIRRELATQPGQPFSRADVIRSQRELMAMGYFNPEKLGVNTDVDPATGTVALEYEVEETRNEKVELSGGWNPSSKQVVGTLGITLDNFSVRNLLRGKNWNPLPSGDGQSLSFRLQSTGRQYQAANFSFSEPWLGGKRPNLFTVAGFYQRFTNGESAGADSFASLSVTGGSLQLGTRFRALRRSLAFTLESSFQHIYLNGYQDILLDDGSSISYGRFNNLYLKPALTYNTIGDPFFPTRGARLTLSAQFTPPFSALGLASADDNNPYRWLEYHKWRFNAEWYTPIAGKLVLKASAKMGWLGHYNSAIGTPPFERFELGGNGISSSQAGFAGNDLIALRGYEEGYLEGSRNGGGAAFSKMTMELRYPIFNTQAARGYILGFAEAGNVWKQAYQFSPFNLKPSAGMGLRLQLPMFGTIGFDYGIGFDKPELEGQRWTKFGTFNIVLGVEPE is encoded by the coding sequence ATGCACTGGAAAAGATACATTCTGGTACTGCTCGCCGGTACCCTCTACACCCTATTGCCCGCTCAGGAAAGCGCCCTCTACGAGATCGGCGGCATCGAAGTCGTGGGCAACCACCACAGCGACGCCCGCGCCATCGCCGCCTTGTCCGGGCTGCGGGTAGGCGATAAGGTGCAGATTCCCGGGCCGGCCGTTAGCAAGGCGATGCGTACTTTGTGGCAGCAGCAGTTGTTCCGGCAGGTGGAGATCACCCGCACCAAAACCGTCGGCGACATTGTCTTTCTGGAGATTCGGGTGGAAGAGCTGCCCCGCCTCAGCGGGTGGGCCATCTCAGGCCTGAAAAAGCAGGAACAGGAAGCCGTAGAAGAGATCGCCAAACAACGCCTGCGCAAAGGGGCCATCCTCAGCAGCCATCATCAAAACACTTTCCGCGAGGCGGTGCGGCAATACTTCGAAGAAAAGGGCTTCGCCGATGTGCAGGCCAACATGAAACAACGGCTCAACGCCGATAGCAGCGCCCTCCATTTGCAGATAGCAATCGACAAGGGCTCGAAATTGAAAGTGGCCGGCATCCGCTTCCACGGCAACCGGGCGGTCTCCACCCGCAAGCTGCGCCGGTTGATGGATACCAAAGAGGCCCGCCGCCTCTTCGGCAGCGCCCGCTACCTGCCGGCAACCCTGGAAAGCGACCGGGAGAAACTACTGGCTCATTACCGCTCGCTGGGATACCGCGACGCTACTATTGAACAGGATAGCTTGTGGAGAAACGAAAAAGGCCAAATAGGGCTGGCCTGGCGTATCGACGAAGGCCGCCGTTATTATTTCGGTGCCATCACCTGGCAAGGCAATGCCATCTACCCCACTCCCCTGCTGCAAAGACAGTTGGGCATTCGTCCCGGCGACGTTTACAACCAACAACTGCTGGAAGAACGCCTGTTCTACAGCCCGGACGGGCGGGACGTACAATCTCTGTACATGGACAACGGCTACCTCTTCGTGCGCATCGAGCCCATCGAAAAGGGCATCCGGGGCGACACCATCGACCTGGAATTCCGCATCGCCGAAGGGCCGGTAGCCACCATTAGCGAGGTGAACATCAAAGGCAACGAGCGCACCCACGAGCATGTCATCCGCCGGGAACTGGCTACCCAGCCCGGGCAGCCCTTCAGCCGCGCCGATGTGATCCGCTCGCAACGGGAACTCATGGCCATGGGCTATTTCAACCCGGAAAAACTAGGCGTCAACACCGACGTTGACCCGGCCACCGGTACGGTGGCTTTGGAATACGAGGTAGAAGAAACGCGCAACGAAAAGGTAGAACTTTCCGGCGGCTGGAACCCATCGAGCAAACAGGTAGTCGGCACATTGGGCATTACCCTCGACAACTTCTCGGTGCGCAACCTGCTGCGCGGCAAAAACTGGAACCCCCTACCCTCCGGCGACGGGCAAAGCCTGTCCTTCCGCCTGCAATCCACCGGAAGGCAATACCAGGCGGCCAACTTCAGCTTCTCGGAGCCCTGGCTGGGCGGCAAGCGGCCCAACCTGTTCACCGTCGCCGGCTTCTACCAGCGCTTCACCAATGGGGAAAGCGCCGGGGCGGACAGCTTTGCCAGCCTTAGCGTAACAGGCGGCAGCCTACAGCTCGGCACCCGCTTCCGGGCACTGCGCCGCAGCCTGGCCTTTACCCTGGAGAGCAGCTTCCAGCACATCTACCTCAACGGCTACCAGGACATCTTGCTGGACGACGGCAGCAGTATCAGTTACGGGCGTTTCAACAACCTCTACCTCAAGCCGGCCCTTACTTACAATACCATCGGCGACCCCTTCTTTCCCACCCGCGGCGCCCGGCTCACCCTATCCGCTCAATTCACGCCTCCGTTCTCCGCCCTGGGCTTAGCTTCTGCGGATGACAACAATCCCTACCGCTGGCTGGAATACCACAAATGGCGCTTCAACGCCGAGTGGTATACGCCCATCGCCGGCAAGCTGGTGCTGAAGGCATCGGCCAAGATGGGCTGGCTGGGGCATTACAACAGCGCCATCGGCACGCCGCCTTTCGAGCGCTTCGAACTGGGCGGCAACGGCATCAGCTCCAGCCAGGCCGGCTTCGCAGGCAACGACCTGATCGCCCTGCGAGGCTATGAGGAGGGCTACCTGGAGGGCAGCCGCAACGGCGGCGGGGCCGCCTTCAGCAAAATGACAATGGAACTGCGCTACCCCATCTTCAATACGCAGGCCGCCCGCGGTTACATCCTGGGCTTTGCCGAGGCGGGCAATGTGTGGAAGCAGGCCTACCAGTTCTCCCCCTTCAACCTGAAGCCTTCAGCGGGAATGGGGCTGCGCCTTCAACTGCCCATGTTCGGCACCATCGGTTTCGACTATGGCATCGGCTTCGACAAACCGGAGCTGGAAGGGCAGCGCTGGACGAAATTCGGAACGTTTAATATTGTTTTGGGGGTGGAGCCAGAGTAG
- a CDS encoding patatin-like phospholipase family protein — protein MKPRTVITAALLLLAPPSFLIAQDRVLVISGGGARGAWGGGLTQALHESGKDYRAVIGTSTGSLLAPLVVIDSFSRLEEAYTHVTHKDIFNVRPFFTKGKKKGQVRGLNAFWRIITGRKTLGESKRLRKTIQSYFTEAEFDAIRSSPDSLEVIATVVNLQADSVEYKSSKDCGYEQMVDWIWASANQPVFMSLYKLRDEDGERDYYSDGGVKENVPIRKAIMKAREIGAKEIDVIIHSTDMPKLDPLPKLRILKLLARTIDLFSTEVRENDVDIARLLGRMTELGELSPEAEGIRVTVYYMPPEDYNEIPNSLLFEQTSMAKLWESGKNFLKRPDIDTYRSEYIIDQGAVIPVDMSIDILLRKD, from the coding sequence ATGAAACCCAGAACTGTAATCACAGCAGCCCTTCTTCTGTTGGCCCCTCCCTCTTTTCTCATTGCACAAGACCGCGTTTTAGTCATCTCCGGAGGCGGCGCCCGCGGCGCCTGGGGCGGAGGCCTGACCCAGGCCCTCCACGAAAGCGGCAAGGACTACCGGGCCGTTATCGGCACGAGTACCGGCAGCTTGCTGGCTCCGCTGGTGGTGATCGACTCCTTCAGCCGGTTGGAAGAAGCCTACACCCACGTTACCCACAAAGACATCTTCAACGTGCGCCCTTTCTTCACCAAAGGAAAGAAAAAAGGGCAGGTGCGGGGCCTCAACGCCTTCTGGCGCATCATTACCGGCAGGAAAACCCTGGGCGAAAGCAAGCGCCTGAGGAAAACCATCCAGTCGTATTTTACCGAAGCGGAATTCGACGCCATCCGGTCATCGCCGGACAGCCTGGAGGTCATCGCCACGGTGGTCAACCTGCAGGCCGATTCGGTGGAGTATAAGTCTTCCAAAGACTGCGGTTACGAGCAGATGGTCGACTGGATCTGGGCTTCGGCCAACCAGCCGGTTTTTATGTCCCTCTACAAATTGAGGGATGAGGATGGAGAAAGGGACTACTACTCCGATGGCGGCGTGAAAGAAAACGTGCCGATCCGAAAGGCCATCATGAAAGCCCGGGAGATCGGGGCCAAGGAGATCGACGTTATCATCCACAGTACCGACATGCCCAAGCTGGACCCCCTGCCCAAGCTGAGGATCCTGAAGCTGCTGGCTCGCACGATTGACCTGTTCAGCACGGAAGTGCGGGAAAATGACGTAGACATCGCCCGCCTGCTCGGCCGCATGACGGAACTGGGCGAGCTGAGCCCGGAAGCCGAAGGCATCAGAGTGACTGTCTACTACATGCCTCCGGAAGATTACAACGAAATTCCCAACTCCCTGCTCTTCGAGCAGACATCGATGGCCAAACTGTGGGAAAGCGGAAAAAATTTCCTGAAACGCCCGGACATCGATACCTACCGTTCAGAATACATCATCGACCAGGGGGCCGTCATCCCCGTAGATATGTCGATTGACATTCTCCTGAGAAAGGATTAA
- a CDS encoding ATP-binding protein, with protein MSNAAWRKKHKPEWTVYSFVVPYLNDNSLILYEGGAFNIGYQNNRLEITEKAQTSGYSFPKIMYVPAERNFISSIDRPDLVKRLPLPLYTFLDECEDAKQHISEGIKLPVGNVSFEYRKQNKKSMLVGEDFKIDLLEASSGFQSLVPLFLVTRHLSKIIKQNGNSSHKEISVDEEKKIRKEVEKIMGNANLSEDVRRVLLEKLSSRFKYACFLNIVEEPEQNLYPISQKEVLYELFKYKNDLKSNNLVLTTHSPYIINYLTLAIKAHVVKKKIQSIGDNNDLLSKLASIVPLESTVDSSEVNIYQLSEAGIIEKLQDYKGLLSDENYLNEFLAESNELFVKLMEIEDQWQLIS; from the coding sequence ATGAGCAACGCAGCATGGCGCAAAAAGCACAAGCCAGAATGGACAGTTTATTCTTTCGTCGTGCCTTATCTGAACGATAATTCTCTTATTTTATATGAAGGTGGCGCATTTAATATAGGCTACCAGAATAACCGGCTTGAGATAACCGAAAAGGCTCAAACATCAGGATACAGTTTCCCCAAAATCATGTATGTGCCTGCCGAGCGAAATTTTATTAGTTCAATCGACAGGCCTGATTTAGTAAAGCGTTTGCCTTTACCGCTATACACATTTCTAGATGAGTGTGAAGATGCAAAACAACACATTAGTGAAGGAATTAAGCTGCCTGTAGGAAATGTTAGTTTTGAATACCGCAAACAAAATAAAAAATCCATGCTGGTAGGAGAAGATTTTAAAATCGATTTATTGGAAGCTTCCAGCGGTTTTCAATCATTGGTCCCCTTATTCCTTGTAACCAGGCATTTATCCAAAATCATTAAACAGAATGGAAATTCTTCGCACAAGGAAATCAGTGTTGATGAAGAAAAGAAAATTCGAAAGGAAGTAGAGAAGATTATGGGCAATGCAAATCTTTCGGAAGATGTTAGGCGTGTGTTGCTTGAAAAGCTTTCTTCTCGTTTCAAGTATGCTTGCTTTCTCAACATTGTGGAAGAGCCTGAACAGAACCTTTACCCCATTTCTCAAAAAGAAGTGCTTTATGAATTATTCAAGTATAAGAACGATCTCAAGAGTAACAACTTGGTTTTAACGACACACAGCCCATACATAATCAATTATCTGACCTTGGCGATCAAAGCTCACGTTGTAAAGAAAAAAATACAAAGTATCGGTGATAATAATGATTTGCTTTCAAAATTGGCTTCAATTGTGCCTTTAGAATCAACGGTAGATTCCTCGGAAGTTAATATTTATCAATTATCAGAAGCGGGTATTATCGAGAAGCTTCAAGATTATAAAGGGTTGCTTTCTGATGAAAATTACCTCAACGAATTTCTGGCGGAATCGAATGAATTATTTGTTAAACTAATGGAGATTGAAGATCAATGGCAATTAATTTCTTAG
- a CDS encoding transposase has translation MNSSKMETSPTVLDAILWILRTGSQWRNMESKYPSWSAVYHHFRKWKLDDRFEKMNQRLNEMERYSLDREDAPS, from the coding sequence ATGAATAGTTCAAAAATGGAAACCAGTCCGACAGTCCTAGATGCCATATTATGGATTTTACGGACCGGTTCGCAATGGCGCAATATGGAGAGCAAATATCCTTCCTGGTCAGCAGTTTATCATCATTTTAGAAAATGGAAACTGGATGACCGCTTCGAAAAAATGAACCAACGCCTGAATGAAATGGAGCGCTATAGCTTAGATAGAGAGGATGCCCCTTCGTAG
- the rsgA gene encoding ribosome small subunit-dependent GTPase A — MKKGTVIKSTGSWYQVRLDNGEVVDSRIIGKFRLDGKRLTNPVAVGDEVEIEIDEKDETATIKTILPRRNYVVRQSPRRKHDLHLLASNVDQAMVIVTIVQPNLKQGFIDRFLLMTEPYEIPAIIVFNKSDLYEEEDLAIYEYLREIYEKIGYTALLTSAIDGQGMDELRAVLKDKVTLIAGQSGVGKSTLANAIQPQLELRTQELSDYSGKGTHTTTFAEMHQLDSGGAIIDTPGIKTLSFNHLEPMDVAHNFREFFRYSEDCRFGGNCLHRNEPGCAVKAAVENEEISELRYINYLTLLEEIEEQNYWERHSEY, encoded by the coding sequence TTGAAAAAAGGAACAGTCATAAAATCAACCGGCAGCTGGTATCAGGTGAGGCTCGATAACGGAGAGGTGGTCGACAGCCGCATCATCGGAAAATTCCGCCTCGACGGAAAGCGCCTGACCAACCCCGTCGCCGTGGGAGACGAGGTGGAGATCGAAATCGACGAGAAGGACGAAACGGCGACGATCAAGACGATCCTGCCCCGCCGCAACTACGTCGTCCGGCAGTCGCCCCGCCGCAAGCACGACCTGCACTTGCTGGCCAGCAACGTCGACCAGGCCATGGTCATCGTGACTATTGTGCAGCCCAACCTCAAGCAGGGCTTCATCGACCGCTTCCTGCTGATGACCGAACCCTACGAAATACCCGCCATCATCGTTTTCAACAAATCCGACCTCTACGAAGAAGAGGATTTGGCCATATACGAGTACCTGCGGGAGATATACGAGAAGATCGGCTATACCGCCCTGCTCACCTCGGCCATCGACGGCCAGGGGATGGATGAACTGAGGGCTGTACTCAAGGACAAGGTGACTCTTATTGCCGGCCAGTCCGGGGTGGGCAAATCCACCCTGGCCAATGCCATACAACCTCAGCTCGAGCTGCGTACCCAGGAGTTGAGCGACTATTCCGGCAAAGGCACGCATACCACCACCTTCGCCGAAATGCATCAGCTGGATTCGGGCGGCGCCATCATCGACACGCCGGGCATTAAAACCCTGTCTTTCAACCACCTCGAACCTATGGATGTGGCGCACAACTTTCGCGAGTTCTTCCGGTACTCCGAAGATTGCCGCTTCGGCGGCAACTGCCTGCACCGCAATGAACCCGGCTGCGCCGTTAAAGCCGCCGTGGAAAACGAGGAGATCAGCGAGCTGCGTTACATCAACTACCTCACCCTGCTCGAAGAGATAGAAGAACAGAATTACTGGGAAAGGCACAGCGAGTATTAG
- a CDS encoding geranylgeranylglyceryl/heptaprenylglyceryl phosphate synthase — protein sequence MQVARQEGRKCLAILIDPDMATAHHLERVVRLGVEAKVDFFLVGGSLVVKAELSRCLAFIRSCCSIPTILFPGSPLQIDEQADAILFLSLISGRNADLLIGQQVISAPYLRQSSLEVISVGYMLIDGGVPTTASYMSNTLPIPADKPDIALATALAGELLGLKTLYLDAGSGARQPVEEAMIRKVRKHTTVPLLVGGGIRKPERAWASAHAGADIIVVGNAVERSASLLVEMAEAVHSCRADRLNTNET from the coding sequence ATGCAGGTGGCTCGGCAAGAGGGGCGGAAATGTTTGGCTATCCTTATAGATCCAGACATGGCGACAGCGCACCACCTGGAGCGAGTCGTGCGCCTGGGCGTAGAGGCAAAGGTGGACTTCTTCCTGGTAGGCGGCAGCCTGGTGGTGAAGGCCGAGCTGTCCCGATGCCTCGCCTTTATCCGCAGTTGTTGTTCAATTCCTACTATTCTATTCCCGGGCAGCCCCCTGCAGATCGACGAGCAGGCAGACGCCATTCTATTCCTGTCGCTGATCTCGGGCCGCAATGCGGACCTGCTCATCGGGCAGCAGGTCATCAGCGCGCCCTACCTTCGTCAGAGTTCGCTGGAGGTCATCAGCGTAGGCTACATGCTGATCGACGGCGGGGTGCCGACCACGGCTTCTTACATGAGCAACACCCTGCCCATTCCCGCCGATAAGCCGGATATAGCCCTGGCCACCGCCCTGGCCGGAGAGCTGCTTGGCCTGAAAACCTTATACCTCGACGCCGGCAGCGGCGCCCGCCAGCCGGTCGAGGAGGCTATGATCCGAAAAGTGCGGAAGCATACTACCGTTCCTCTGCTCGTCGGCGGCGGCATCCGCAAGCCGGAGCGGGCCTGGGCCAGCGCCCATGCCGGCGCCGATATTATCGTGGTGGGCAATGCGGTGGAGCGGTCGGCCAGTTTGCTGGTCGAGATGGCGGAGGCGGTGCATAGTTGTAGGGCCGACCGGCTCAATACCAATGAAACCTGA
- a CDS encoding DUF3857 and transglutaminase domain-containing protein, which produces MRQIIGLILLALPGWLAGQQYAAVTIPDSLLSGADEVVRDEYYELEARSEKAGIIRYRKVVTLLGQDSDANIFVLGYDADSKVKKLEARIYDAAGQEVRKLDKDEIRDFAAVDGFSIYQDNRLKYLEANHHEYPYTLIYEYEMSVGGINFAFFPRWQIQQYRQSVEQSRFVIRLPREIPLHYKALNTEVKPQLLEGEKEVRYSWDARGLKAVQEEPFSPPSSEVLPNLLTAAGRFQVEEYVGSMSDWRAFGAFVGQLFEGRDALPPGIAAEVRQLVAGAGADAEKLEVLYRYLQENMRYVSVQLGIGGWQPFDAQYVAENKYGDCKALSNFMKALLREAGITAYPVLIANGQAAYEVEEKFTYPLFNHAILYVPSEDMWLECTSTTFPPGYIGSGNDGRNVLLITPEGGQLKTTPPLTEEDNTAIGRTEVILAGDGSAALAAQLRTAGSRHEAFRWRKAYNSREELEKWFVGNSSLPSLALQSLEIQTEPDAPVAHCRYRARSPRYASRAGKRLFIPLNAASPLTSVPKRMEERHSPIVIQTAYTELDTVIFTLPEGFQIESMPEKPVIEKSSFGFYEARVERKEHRLLYIRHLQLRQSRLPAQEYEGFRSFFQRVAKADKAMVVLVEKKT; this is translated from the coding sequence ATGAGACAGATCATTGGATTGATCCTGCTGGCTTTGCCCGGCTGGTTGGCCGGCCAGCAATACGCAGCCGTTACCATCCCCGACAGCCTGCTTTCCGGAGCGGACGAAGTGGTGCGCGACGAATACTATGAGTTGGAAGCGCGCTCGGAAAAGGCCGGCATCATCCGCTACCGAAAGGTAGTGACCCTGCTCGGCCAGGATAGCGACGCGAATATTTTTGTATTGGGTTACGACGCCGACAGCAAGGTCAAAAAACTAGAAGCCCGCATCTACGATGCCGCCGGGCAGGAAGTCCGCAAACTGGATAAGGATGAAATCCGAGACTTTGCCGCCGTTGATGGCTTTTCCATTTACCAGGACAACCGCCTGAAGTACCTGGAAGCCAATCACCATGAATACCCTTACACTCTGATATACGAATACGAAATGTCGGTAGGCGGTATCAACTTTGCCTTCTTTCCCCGCTGGCAGATACAACAATACCGGCAGAGCGTGGAACAGTCCCGCTTTGTGATCCGCCTGCCCCGGGAGATACCGCTGCACTACAAAGCGTTGAATACAGAAGTGAAGCCCCAACTGTTGGAAGGAGAAAAGGAGGTTCGTTATTCCTGGGACGCCCGGGGTTTGAAAGCGGTGCAGGAAGAGCCCTTTAGCCCGCCATCGTCTGAGGTTTTGCCCAACTTGTTGACAGCGGCCGGCCGGTTTCAGGTGGAAGAATATGTGGGCAGCATGTCCGATTGGCGTGCTTTCGGTGCTTTTGTGGGCCAGTTGTTTGAAGGACGGGATGCCCTGCCTCCAGGCATCGCCGCCGAGGTTCGGCAATTGGTAGCCGGCGCCGGCGCCGATGCGGAAAAACTGGAGGTGCTCTACCGCTACCTTCAGGAGAATATGCGCTATGTGAGCGTTCAATTGGGCATCGGCGGCTGGCAGCCTTTTGACGCACAGTATGTGGCCGAGAACAAATACGGCGACTGCAAGGCCCTGAGCAATTTTATGAAAGCCTTGCTCCGGGAGGCCGGCATTACAGCTTATCCAGTGTTGATCGCCAACGGGCAGGCGGCTTACGAAGTGGAAGAAAAGTTTACTTATCCGCTATTCAACCATGCCATCCTCTATGTGCCTTCGGAAGATATGTGGCTGGAATGCACCAGCACCACTTTTCCTCCTGGTTACATTGGCTCTGGCAACGACGGGCGCAATGTCCTGCTTATTACGCCTGAAGGCGGCCAGTTGAAAACCACGCCGCCCTTAACGGAAGAGGATAATACGGCCATCGGTAGAACCGAGGTCATCCTGGCTGGCGATGGATCGGCCGCATTGGCAGCACAGTTGCGCACTGCGGGATCCCGCCATGAGGCTTTCCGTTGGCGCAAGGCCTACAACTCCCGCGAAGAGCTGGAAAAATGGTTTGTCGGCAACAGCAGTTTGCCTTCTCTGGCGCTGCAATCACTGGAGATACAAACAGAGCCGGATGCGCCGGTGGCTCATTGCCGCTACCGCGCCCGCTCCCCACGCTACGCTTCGAGGGCTGGCAAGCGCCTTTTCATTCCCCTCAATGCGGCCTCTCCATTGACTTCCGTACCGAAAAGAATGGAGGAACGCCACAGCCCCATCGTAATCCAGACAGCTTACACGGAGTTGGATACGGTCATTTTTACATTGCCGGAAGGCTTTCAGATAGAAAGTATGCCAGAAAAGCCGGTAATAGAGAAAAGTTCCTTCGGATTTTATGAGGCGAGGGTAGAAAGGAAAGAGCACCGTTTGCTTTACATCCGCCACCTGCAACTGCGCCAAAGCCGCCTACCCGCCCAAGAGTATGAGGGCTTTCGCTCTTTTTTCCAGCGGGTGGCCAAAGCCGACAAGGCAATGGTGGTGCTGGTGGAGAAGAAAACATAA